ATTCGTTTTTCCATTAAAaccaaaaacgaaaaaacggaaacagcgcccccattttcgttttttccttttaaattcaaAACGGGAAAACCGTTTCTgaaaaaaccaaaaaaccaaacaaccaaATCAAATAACGGCcgaaattttgtttttgtaaattccttttttaaatttttgtatGAATATGACGGCGGACCGACCGGAAGCGGAAGTACAGTGTAATACCGTCAAAATAATACAAACTTATTTTCgtacatattatatttataatatcttAGTATACAGTCTTATATGGCTTTATAGTCTTAACCTGTGAGCATGATACTGTTGCTTAGTTGTTTTATGATGTTTGTATAGTTTTAAATTGTTTAATGGTCGCTGCCACAGTTTGCTCCGTTGTCCTGGCAACCACAGCGGCGGTGATCTGCCGAGTTGTCCTACCTCCGCGAATCGTCCTACCCGTAGGatgaaatgacattttctgccgagatgtcctacctcggcagaaaatactaccatacgatccccgtttcttttatctcagtttctttttttaaaaaacctttttcatgcaaatagacgatttaaaaATCGTCTATTTTAAAAAACCtgtcaaatcacgcttccacatagatattggcaggtaggatgatttgacagatgaaaataccccgtcagatcacgcttctacatagacatcaacatttatctatgtggaagcgtgatctcacagggtattttcatctgtcaaatcatcctacctgcatttatctatgtggaagcgtgatctcacagggtattttcatctgtcaaatcatcctacatgcatttatctatgtggaagcgtgatctcacagggtattttcatctgtcaaatcatcctacatgtatttatctatgtggaagcgtgatctcacagggtattttcatccgtcaaatcatcctaccagcatttatctatgtggaagcgtgatctcacagggtattttcatctgtcaaatcatcctaccagcatttatctatgtggaagcgtgatctcacagggtattttcatctgtcaaattcTCCTACatgcatttatctatgtggaagcgtgatctcacagggtattttcatctgtcaaatcatcctacatGCATTTATCTATGTAGAAGCGTGATCTcacagggtattttcatctgtcaaatcatcctacatgcatttatctatgtggaagcgtgatctcacggggtattttcatctgtcaaatagTCCTACATGCATTTATCTATGTAGAAGCACATAGATATCATGTAGCACGATAtggcagatgaaaataccccgtcaaaTCATGCTGTCACATACACGCATGCGGATAGAACTGCCTGTATCTCACCTtgttgtgtttcaataaattttcaagctacatatatctattttttatcACTAATTTCTTTTTGAAAAGAAGTAAATGCACATTTCCAGGAAGTATCATAAAGAAAAGGTTTATACAAAGTTTCATATtcatcagattttcagattcatctgaatgCAGCAGTAGTCTCCATGTGACAAATCAACCTGTACATAAAAAGTGGATATCAGTGGATATGAGGGGTGGGGTAGTAGTTGGGGGTAAAATGAAGATGCAGTAGAAGATCAGCAACCTTGGTAAAGGAAGCTGGAATTGTGATTGGGGCAGACCCACAAAGACACTGCTGGCAgttaaacattccttttttattcTGCATTTATTCAATCACAAGCATTTTGGACAGGTGTAATTTTCTTCGTCGGTGTACTTGGCGCATTCCAAATGGGCCCACTGATGACATGTCCCACACTGCACCTAGTGAGACAACATAACAGAaacaatacaatttaaaaacatgtaacATTCATAAAGTCATTTCACATAAAACAATTATAAttcttttataaaatatttaccATTCCTATCATGCTGTGCTCTGGATCGCACTCCAGCAGGGCGCACACTATGCAGTAATCTTTTGCATCGCCTTGAAAAGAATAAAGAACCCTTTTTTATGCGTGTATTGACAGCAGTGTAGGCATCTCTGTTGTTCTtacatttctacattttgtAGCATGTGCACCTACAGATATCAAGCATCCATTATGAAATGTGTATTTAAAAGTACACTTTATTATgtgtacagaaaaaaacagtagttgtagtagtcaTTGTAATTACCACATTGTGGCAACTGATTATCCAAGCATTTTTACACTGACCCGGATTTTGTAGCCGGCTACAGGCAATCTGCTTCCTGTATTCATGCAAAGCCTCCACTGTGGTGACGACCTCTGTGGATTCCTCAGTGATGAAGTTTTCTGCAAACTGAAACGCAGTGTTTTTATCCACATTCACATAGTCACCAAGTTGGAAGAAGAGGACATTAATTTGGTAATAATCTATCTAGTCATCTATCCAAATGATGATTTAATACCTTCATAACCAAAACTCTGCAGCTACTGGCATCCTGCTGTTTATTGTGGTGCACAGTCTCCACCTGCCATGCCTCAGCCCCTTCTCTCCATCCTTTTAAGGTAGTTCCTGGGAAACACAGAATAAGAAACAGTTAAGCATTTAGCCATACAAGTTCTCATTGTAAATCATTAATTTTGAGTAGTGCAGATTACCTCCAGTTGTGGAGAACTTTTCTTGAATAATAGTCCTCTTTCCCAAAGGGATCAATAAGGATGAGGGCCTTCTTGGGGATGTtgacaatctttaaaaaaattcaatttaaaTTTCTGTAAGCAAAACAGTACTTTCTGAAGTCAGGTTAGCAAAAAAACTGTATAGGTACCGACATACCATAAGAATCCAGTGCACAGAAaagtagtatagtatagtataacaTTAAATCCTGCATATCAGAGCTCATTTCTCTGCGCGTGAGTCCTTAGGTCTCCATCTAACAGGACTAATAATGGACCCTATATGCTAACCTGGAACATGTTATTCTTACTTGCCTTGTGCTTTTCAATGAAGATGTGCAAATAGGCATCTATTACCTAAAATGTGAACAAAGAATgtcataaaatatataatacaataGAAAGACTGCTATAAGCAGCCAAAAATAGCATATTGTATATCATGcacatattatatataacatatgACAGCAAtacatgcattattattatcatcattattatcattaccagtgttattactattattatttttgcactACACCCCACCCTACTATTTACGCATATTTACATCTCttataggcagtactcgagttgaggggggatgaggggggatggcatccccccccccgaaataaaaacggtccaaatcatcccccctgaaataaaaacggtccaaatcatcccccctgtaaaactgccatctccccccctttccatcccttgtcatttcatcaatgaatgtggttttactgctatttcaacatttagagtcatcaccagaaaaataacttatttgacaattttcacctgtttcaagtaaattttcacttgaaataagtagaaaaatctgccagtgggacaagatttatcttcttattacaagcaaaaaaatcttgttccactggcagatttttctacttatttcaagtgaaaatctacttgaaacaggtgaaaattgttgttttttccagtgatgagtcttgttttaagtgtaatgagatttttttactaaaatgagacattttaactagaaataagacaaatattcttgttaagattttgagtttttgcagtgatccatcctgtgaaggacagagtcatattgataagttcagaaaagtgttttttattgttgtgttttgatgtatttgatgtaagcccagtggatatttaaagcttatagaaggctgcatttaactgctgctatgtcattcctgcagtatttctgcaggtgttttggtcagtgctattatttgtaatatattatattatttgtaatcagcacaaattatctgtccccatatgataaaaaaatccaccatcccagctgattttcttttacaactcgagtactgcttataggGCGTTGCAACACGGTAGTTTATATTCAACTAACAAAAGTCATGCAAAGGCTGGTCGACACGCACGCAAACATGAAAAACTACAAGAAAGTTGGAATTTGGTTGTAGGAAACATTAAATTAGCACGCAAACATGGAAAACTACAATTTGGTTGCAGGAAACACTAAATTCTTACCGTTTTCCCAGTTTTCTTCTTAAACAGCTGTAGGACGATTCCGTGTTGTTTTAGTCAAGTCGACGCTGTTGACTGGTGCGCATGCGCATTGACGCAAAGTAGGACATTCATCAGATTTTATTAATAGATCCATGCATTCAccgggtagcataatttgacaGAACACCGGCGGCGGCGGTCGCTGTGGTCGCCATGGCAACGGAGCAAACTGTGGCAGCGACCATTAAACAATTTAAAACTATACAAACATCATAAAACAACTAAGCAACAGTATCATTCTCACAGGTTAAGTCTATAAAGCCACATAAGACTGTATACTaagatattataaatataatatgtacGAAAATAAGTTTGTATTATTTTGACGGCATTACACTGTACTTCCGCTTCCGGTCTGTCCGCCGTCATATtcatacaaaaattaaaaaaagaatttacAAAAACCAAATTTCGGCCGTTATTTCATttggttgtttggttgtttggttttttcAGAACTGGTTTTCCCGTTttgaatttaaaaggaaaaaacgaaaatgggggcgctgtttcggtcagtgtatcttttggtcattggatttttccatcatgagtgggaatcaaaaaacaaaaaacgattggtttatttgattttccttttaaaacaaaaaacaaatattgaattacactgcattttttctttttttgtgttaatatgatttaacaaagattcaaaatacgcttttattttcgttttctatttcatataagaaaaatgaaatcacgtcaacaggaacgaaaaaacgaaccaaaatcAACCGTTTactcatattcgtgcaccggaagctggcatttacaaagcAAGCGCGCGAATGAGCTGTTCTTTACCAACCAAGAGCGCAGTTGAGGCAGTTATGCCGTCTTTcattgattagaaaaaaaaaatcagtgttacaacttttcttttcactaCTATTAGGCTACGAACATGACATGTCCATTTGACGAGGATCCAATTGATGCAGGTGGAGCATTAATCCACAGAGAATTTAATATAGTCTTACGTTGAGAGCTGATCATTAGACCACGCATAGGCCTAGATGTATTATcatatttagtaaaaatctactttaaaTTATGTAATTGATTACAATCACTTCTTGTGAGTAAATACTTTTGTTTTGACTTTTAAACGTCTGTAGGCTCTgctaattctctctctctctctctctctctctctctctctctctctctctctctctctctctctctctctctctctctctctctctctcagacttCCTTAACTCAGACGTCGTTGtgcatttataaaattattcatagcctaatatagcctattatattatcttataaGCTATTAGGGCCTGTATATTTCgttgtctgtgttgtttttatctgtgctttttttttaaatctgtttttgaaGTGCCTTGCAAACTTAGAAAAGTTCTATGACAATAgagtttattattttcattttatcaccatcttgtcattttgtgggtaaaaaagcctaagttcattttattttaccttttggtctaatagatgtattattattgttgttgctgttgttctttattttgtatgGATAGATATTTATCTCGGCGtttttcctgtgtgtgtttcttgtttCAAGTGGTAATTGATGCACGCTGCGTGACCGTTTACTATTTAGGCCACTCAGTGTCAGACCTGAGCCAGAATTTATGAATGAAGATTGAATGACACAATGAGTGACGTGTTTTTCCACCTACATGAACTGTCTGACAGTTAACCTGATGAAGGTCACAGCCTACCCAAACGTTGTAACAATTATAGCACGACCTTCGGCATAATGGACTGTCGGCATATTGTAGCctattctagttttttttttaattattatttttccgtGCTTTTCACGACCCTTAGAAACATGGAGGCTGCAGTGGAAATCATGAATGACCGTCTTGAAATTGTTGTAGCTGCAAATGCATGTAGTTCAAATCCATCAGAAGAGTGAACTTTCACATGATATTGAGATGCTAACATGCAGCAGCCTGTGGTAAAGAACATTTTTCTATCTTTTAACAAGCTCTAGAAATGACGTCAGCCCATTATCCCCACAACAAATGACCACAGTCCTGTTGCTGCTTTGACCTGgtgtttactgttgctatgacaactgtagctacatctGGGGGCGTAATGTCAGTAAATACGAGTAAAATACATGCCTCGCGTAGTGTGAATGCACTGCAGAAAACACAGGGGGGGGGAATAGTAGCCTAGAGTGGCTGGCTCGAGTGGGACGGGGTGGTACAGaacaacttcccctggagagaattgtcacaggaatgcctgtcaaatatccagaactaagttcactcggttgtaaatgccagcttccggtgcacgaatatgaataaacggttgtttttggttcgttttttcgttcctgttgactagtgatttcatttttcttatatgaaatagaaaacgaaaataaaagcgtattttgaatctttgttaaatcatattaacacaaagaaagaaaaaaatgcagtgtaattcaatatttgttttttgttttaaaaggaaaatcaaataaaccaatcgttttttgttttttgattcccactcatgatggaaaaatccaatgaccaaaagatacactgacctgtttctcttttttcgtTTTTGGTTTTAATGGAAAAACGAATTATACTTTAATCCCCGGACCAACCTCATCCTCCCATGGCTTACAAGCACTATACATAATTCACAAAAGATGATTAACATGCTGGAGACTACAAAAACATCAATAGGAcgataaaaacagaacaaacatTTAACATgaaggcttttttcttttgtgttgtgGTGTGTCTCTCTTCTAAAAACCCTCCTTTGAAGCCGCtgatttgaaagttaaaaatgctaattattttaatttgctgATGTTTCTGAACAATTTCTCAGTTTAGAGGTGACCATAGTTTGATCTTGTCCTGTCCATGTTCTCCTCCGTTTGTTGTCCGTCCACATCCACGTCACTGTACAGTTGAGCAGAGACCGGCTACAGCATGAAGGTGATGTCACGGTGAGTGTTGAGAGCACCCACGTAC
This DNA window, taken from Cololabis saira isolate AMF1-May2022 chromosome 6, fColSai1.1, whole genome shotgun sequence, encodes the following:
- the LOC133445568 gene encoding E3 ubiquitin-protein ligase SHPRH-like, whose amino-acid sequence is MPICTSSLKSTRLSTSPRRPSSLLIPLGKRTIIQEKFSTTGGTTLKGWREGAEAWQVETVHHNKQQDASSCRVLVMKFAENFITEESTEVVTTVEALHEYRKQIACSRLQNPGDAKDYCIVCALLECDPEHSMIGMVQCGTCHQWAHLECAKYTDEENYTCPKCL